TGCGTCGCGATCGCGGCGCTGGCCAGCACGAGGCCGATCTGGACGGGAATGCGCATGGGGTCTCCTGTCAAAAATCTCCGGGACCGAATTTCGGCAGCGTCGTCATGTCGATCGCGGTCCGGGTGACGCCCTCGGCCAGCGGCGCGCGCGGTGCGGCCGCCCAGTCGAGTTCGGCATTGAACGAAGGCTTGCCCGGTGCGTCGTGGATCACGAACAGCAGCCGGGTCGGCCAGATGGATTCGAAGTGCTCGCGCGTGATCGACCGGGTGCCACTGGACGGATCGCCCAGCAGGATGCGCCCGTCGTCCGCGCCCTTGATGACGACGAAGTGGTTATAGCCTTTTTCCGAGATCAGCACGATGGCGGGCAGTTTGCTGTCGAACAGTTTCTGCAACGGCACCTGGAAGCCGTCCGCCTTGAAGCCGATCTTGGCGAGGTAGCGCTGCATGTCGAGCAGCGAAAAGCCTTCGCGACGGATCTTGGCCTGGTCGCCGATCTCCCACATTTCCTTGAACGCGTCGGTTTCGCTGACCGGGTGGCCGTAGTGATAGGTCAGCAGCGTCGCCACCGCGGCCGAGCCGCAGCTGAAGTCGTATTGCTGGCGGGTCGTCGAGGTGAAGCGGAGCTCCCGCATGCTCTTGACCGGCACGTTGAAGCGGGCGCCGCCCGCGATCGGCAGGTCGGCCGCTTGTGCGCAGGCGGCGCCCAGCAAGGTGCCGAGCAATGAGCACAGGAGGGGCAGGGCGCCGTACTTCATTTGAACTGCAGGTTGACGATGGTGGCGTTCTGGATCAGGACGTTCGCGCCGCTGTTCTGGATCACCACCGGTATGCCCGACATGTTGGCGAACGCCCCGGCGTCGATCGTGTTCGACCCTGTGACGACGCTTACCGCGCTGTTGCCGGTCACGACGCCGCTGAGATTCGCGTTGTTATTGGTCGTGAACGTGTCCGTACCGCCGCGCGAATGTTCCAGCTTGCCCAGGTCGGCGGCCGGCCCGAATCCGAGCGCGTCCGGCTTTGCCGCCTTGTCCGCACCCGTGACCGGCTGGCCGGCCGGCGCGTTGTCCTGGACGGGGACCGCGAGTTCCGGTCCTGCTAGGGCCGCGGATGCGCAGGCCGCGAGCACAGCGAAGCTGCACACGCGGCGGCTAGCATGACTCTTGAGTGATGACTGCATTGTCTACCCCCGGTTGCTTCGTAAAACCGCCGTGCCCGCGGGCACGGCGGTACGCCGCCTTACTTGCCGACAGCCAGATTGCTCTGGACGTTCACGCTCTGCTGGATCAGCGAGGAGAAGCCGTTGTTCTGGCTGACCACCATCACGCCCGCAGCCGACTGGCCGACACCGCTCATGGTGTTGGACATGTCGAAGGTGCCGGCATTGACGGTGTTCGTGCCGCCGGCGCCGCCGGTGCCGGCGCCGCCCATGCCGCCGGTACCGATGCCTGCCGTGACGTTGGCGAGAGCGCCGCCGGCGCCGCCGGTGGTCGAGCCGCCGTTGCCGCCATTGCCGCCGTTGCCGGCCGTTGCGTTACCCACGGTGGCCGCACCGGTCGTCGCCGCACCGCTGGTGGCCGCGCCGGTGGTGGCGCCGCCGCTGGTGGCTGCACCGCCGGCCGCGCCTGCGCCGCCCGTGTTCGATGCCATACCGCTGGCTGCACCCGCACCGCCCGCTGCGCCGGCACCTGCCGCGCCCGAGCTTGCCGTACCTGCGGCGCCGGCACCGCCCGCGCCCGAGCTTGCCGTACCTGCCGCACCCGCGCCGCCCGCGCCGCCTGCGCCGCCCGTGTTGGCCGCGCCGCTACCCGCCGTCGAGGTCAGGGCACCGCCGGCACCGCCGGCTGCGCCGGTCGCGGCACCACCTGCTGCGCCGGCACCGCCGGTGTTCGAGGCCATGGCGCCCGCGCCGCCAGCACCGCCAGCCGCGCCGGCCGCACCCGAGCCGCCTGCACCGCCTGCCGCGCCGGCCGCACCCGAACCGCCCGCGCCGCCAGCCGCACCGGCGGCGCCAGCGCCGCCGGCGCCGCCAGTGCCGAGGCCGGCGGTCGAGGTCGAGCCGGCGCCCGTCGTCGCGCCGCTCGTGGCCGTCGACGTGCCCGCGTTGGCGCTGCCGCTGCCGCTGAGGCCACCGGCACCGGACGTGGCCGTGTGGGTGCCGTTGCTGTCCGAGCTGCCGGCGGTCGGGCTGGTCGCCGACGAGCTGCCACCGGTACCTGCGCCGGCCAGGCCGCCTGCGCCGCCAAAGCCGCCGGCGCCGCCCGCTGCACCGGCACCGCCCGCACCGCCGGCCGCACCCGCTGCACCCGCGCCGCCTGCGCCGCCGGCCGCACCCGCGCCGCCTGCGCCACCGGTGGCTGCACCCGTGCCGCCGCCCATGCCGCCCATGCCGGCGGTGGTGGGGCCGCTGGCGCCGCCGTTACCGCCGGTCGTGGCGCCCGTGGCGCCGCCGTTGCCGCCCGAAGCCAGGCCGCCTGCGCCGCCGGCCGCGCCCGCACCGCCCGCTGCGGTCGCGCCACCGCTCAAGCCGCCTGCGCCGCCTGCGGCGCTGGCCGTGCCGGTGGAGCCGCCGAAGCCGCCTGCGGCGCCCGCGCCGCCGGCACCACTCGACGCACCCGAGGCAATGCCGCCCGCGCCGCCCGCGCCGGCGGTCGCGCCGCCGGTGGTTGCCGCACCGGCGCTGGCGGCGCCGGTGGTGGCGGCGCCTGCGCTGGCGCTGCCGTTGGTGGCCGTACCGCCCGCGGCGCCCGCGGCGCCGTGTGCACTGCCGGAGCCGCCGCCCGCGCCGGTGCTGGCCGTGACGCTGCCGCCCGTGCCTGCAGCGCCGGCGCCGGCCGTACCGGCAGCGCCGTTGGCGCCACCGCTATTGGTGGCCACGTTGCCGATGCCCGAGATCGTGTTGCCGGAGACGCTGCCGCTCAGGTTCGCGGTGGCGTTGGCCGTCGAGTTGTTGAAGCTGTTCGAGAAGGTCGACGTGGCCGTGCCGCCATTGTTGGCCGCGACGCCGCCGACGGCGGATGCGGTTGCATCGCCGGAGCTGCGGTTGCTGTTGTCCGTGCTCGTGGTGGTATTCGTGGTGGTACTCGTGGTCGTATTGGTGCTGCGGTTGCTGCTGTCGTGGGTGCTGTTGTCCGTGTTCGTGGTCGTGCTGACGCTGCGGTTGCTGCTGTCGTGGGTGCTGTTGTCCGTGTTCGTCGTATTCGTCGTGTTGTTCGTCGTCGCGGTGCTGTTATTCGTGCTGCGGTTGCTGTTGTCGTGCGTGCTGTTGTCCGTCGTACGGGTCGTGGTCTGCGTGGCCGTGCTGCCGCCGCCCGCGCTGTTCGTATCCTGGGCTTGTGCGCTCAACGAGAAAGCCAGCGAAATTGCCGTCACGAGCAAGGTCTTGTTCATTCGAGTTCCCCTCGGGTTTGATGGTTGGTGATGGGTCGGCTGTAGCGCCGACTTCCATCTCTTTGCACTTTCAGTGCCAGCCATACTGTCGAGTTCGCTAACCCATTGTTTTTGTTGACTTTGTGCGGATTTTCCTACACGGTCGTCAGTGAAAATCCGGCACGATTTACCGAAAATATCGAAAAAGTGTTTCACTTCCGGTACAACTGTGTCCACGCTTGTGCCGAAACACACAAAAAAAAGTGGACACCTTGTCCACTTCTGCACCACCCCGCGCGCGCGCTCACTCGCGCATGCCGTGCTTGCTCAGCAAGCGGTACATCGTCGTGCGCGAGACGCCCAGGTCGCGCGCGGCCCGGCTCACGTTGTGGCCGCTGCGGTCCAGGCACTCGCGCAGGGCGCGCCGCTCGGAGCGCATGCGCGTGTCGTCCAGCGCAGCCGGCGTCGGGGCCGCGATGCCCCGCACCAGACCCAGGTCTTCCGGCATGATCAGGCGCCCGTCCGACATGACGAGCGCGCGCCGCACCCGGTTGATCAATTCACGCACATTGCCCGGCCAGTCGTGGTCGAGGATCGCTTCGATCGCCCGGTTCGAAAATCCCTTCAGGCGCGGCGATTTTTCGCTCGCGTACATGTGGAAGAAATGCTCGGCCAAGGTGATCAGATCGTCGCGCCGTTCGCGCAGCGGCGGCACGGTCACGGGCAGCACGGCAAGGCGGTAGTACAAGTCCTCGCGGAACGCGCCGCTGGACACCGCCTGCTGCAGCTGGACGTGCGACGCGGCGATCACGCGCACGTCGACGCGGATGTTGCGCGTGCTGCCCAGGCGGCAGATGGTCTTCTCCTGCAAAAAGCGCAGCAGGTTCGCCTGCAGGTCCTTGGGCAGGTCGCCGATCTCGTCGAGGAATAGCGTGCCGCCGTCCGCCGACTCGATCAGGCCCGCCTTGCCGCGCGTCGCGCCCGTGAAGGCGCCCCGCTC
This genomic stretch from Massilia putida harbors:
- a CDS encoding C39 family peptidase; its protein translation is MKYGALPLLCSLLGTLLGAACAQAADLPIAGGARFNVPVKSMRELRFTSTTRQQYDFSCGSAAVATLLTYHYGHPVSETDAFKEMWEIGDQAKIRREGFSLLDMQRYLAKIGFKADGFQVPLQKLFDSKLPAIVLISEKGYNHFVVIKGADDGRILLGDPSSGTRSITREHFESIWPTRLLFVIHDAPGKPSFNAELDWAAAPRAPLAEGVTRTAIDMTTLPKFGPGDF
- a CDS encoding sigma-54 dependent transcriptional regulator, whose protein sequence is MTRKRLLCIAPDDNGARAMLDEAMHDWEIRSVSNLGDAGRELRNDRYLVGLLMHDREQHRPAEVDTFLRRHSHMQWVGVFNPRDLESAPCRDLVVEHLCDYHTAPVDPVRLAHTLGHAHGWAMLRRRPDAFEVAGNDPASPLIGTCDAIARLRAQVSRVAKVAAPVLIWGESGSGKELTAQAIHAQSDRAAGPFVPINCGAIAPSLIHSELFGYERGAFTGATRGKAGLIESADGGTLFLDEIGDLPKDLQANLLRFLQEKTICRLGSTRNIRVDVRVIAASHVQLQQAVSSGAFREDLYYRLAVLPVTVPPLRERRDDLITLAEHFFHMYASEKSPRLKGFSNRAIEAILDHDWPGNVRELINRVRRALVMSDGRLIMPEDLGLVRGIAAPTPAALDDTRMRSERRALRECLDRSGHNVSRAARDLGVSRTTMYRLLSKHGMRE